cagggaggaggaggaggaggaggaggcatgAGTTGGGCCCTCCTTTGCTCTCTTTAGATCAAAGATTTCCACCCCTTTTTGAAGTATTGGAAATAGCACCCAGCTGCTAAAACCCTACAGATACTTCTAAGAAACTGAATATTACTTGACTGGTGCTGTGTACCACCAAGCCACTTTCATATGCATGTTATTGCATAGTCACTCCCATTTTCAAATGAGGTGAGCAGAGGTTATTTCCATCCTAAAAGGTGACTTTTAGTAAGACCTAAAAGATGACTTGCTTAAGGTGGCTCAGTGACACACAGTTGTATCTAAAATGCAGGAGTGATGTTTTTTCAAAGTTACTATTGCCTCAGCTACATTATTATAACTCTAGAAGTTCGCAAATGAACTGAGAGTCAGAGATAGAAGGCAAAATGCCCAGGTTCTGGAAATAAAAGGAATGATGGCACCTGGGGAGATAAAGCAAAGGCGGGGGAAACCACACCCTTATGGGGGACTGAAGCAGACTAGTACTTACTTGGACATCCAATGGAAGACAGTGAGGTTAGAGGCGTGgctagctggggggggggggtgtaggaGCCCCAACAGCAGTTCAGAGCATGTGGTGTCCAGGAGGAACCGACAAAAACTGGTGAGTTGCATCTCCCCAGCTGAGACTTTCTCCCATTACACTTTTTTCTGTCTACTTCCTGCCAACCTGTGGCTCTGTCTGTGTCCAGATGTCTTCCTTCCCAGATGGGTCCTTGTGAGCAGTGAGCCCATCTTAGGAATACATCTGCTGGAACTGAGACACTGAGACCGGTCTGTCTCCTTCTATCTGGGTTCTTGGTTCTTTTCTTAAGTCAGTAAGGTGGTTTTAATGAGTGATAAACTTCTggcttgttttctttctccttttggcTTTTGGAAAGCAAAATTAAACTGTGTTCTTATTCTAACCTTAAAAGAGCctccccgggcccggagagatagcacagcagcgtttgccttgcaagcagccgatccaggaccaaaggtggttggttcgaatcccggtgtcccatatggtcccccatgcctgccaggagctatttctgagcagacagccaggagtaacccctgagcaccgccgggtgcggcccaaaaaccaaaaaaaaaaaaaaaaaaaagagcctcccCATCTCTATGGCTCGCATTTTTCCTTTTGCCTGTTTCCTTTGGAGAGCCCAAGTTTTCTCTAAAATGTCTCCCTGGGGTGAGGAGTCTTCTTCCCTGTGGTCTATACCTACTCTCTAAAGAAGCCATTGGTGTCCTCCAATTCCTTCTCTCAGGATACATTCTAGAAGATTCAGCCACAGAGAGATGTTAGAAGGAGACCGTAGCTCCTTCCCATCTTGATGCTTTCAGCCTCGACACACAGCTTTCTGAAAACTCCCAAAGTTCGGTTTTCTCCATCCCTGATTGTCTAGAGTTTGCTGTTGTTTTAGTTGGAATCAGGAAAACCAGGCTTATTCAGTTCTTTCCCTTCAGAGGGCGTTGGAGAGGTAGAATTATCACCATTTGCAGcgcttaaaaaaaaagtcaagatagGTAGGTATCTAATAGGTAGGGTTGTTTATACTAGCATGTGTCCCAATATTTGAGTTATTAACAGTGTaatacttggggccgggcggtggcgctggaggtaaggtgcctgccttgcctgccctagcctaggacggactgcggtttgatcccccggcgtcccatatggtcccccaagaagccaggagcaacttctgagtgcatagccaggagtaacccctgagcgtcacagggtgtggcccaaaaaccaaaaaaaaaaaaacaaaaaaaaaccagtgtaATACTTGCTCTTTAAATCCTGAATTTGGTGTAATTTCCATTCTCTCACCAGCATCCCACTCCCAGCACCTTATTATTCTGAACAAAGTCAGGTTCTGTTATGGTTTATTTATTCCATTCAGGACAGAGAGCATTCATTTGGAACCAGTCACTCATTGTCTCTCCCCTCACCTCCACAGGCTTGAGAATATGCCGTTCTTCCCACCCCTTTCTACCGTGGACCCCACACTGTGGCCTTTAACTCAAAACTTCTGAGATTGTCATAGCAGCAATGCCCCAGTCTCCAGTAATACTGTCTAGTCCTTATGGCTCTGAGCGGCTAGTACGTCTAGCAGCCAGACTCCGACCAGCACTATGTGACACACTGATCACTGTGGAGAGCCAAGAGTTTCCTGCCCACAGTCTGGTGCTGGCAGGTGTGAGCCAGCAGCTGGGCCGCAAGGGCCACTGGACTCTGGTAAAAGGCATCAGCCCTTCTACCTTTGCCCAGGTGTTACACTTTGTTTATGGGGAAAGTGTAGAGCTGCAGCCTGGAGAACTGGAGCCCCTTGAAGCAGCAGCCAAGGTCCTGGAAGTACAGTCCCTGGAAGAGGTGTGCAGGAGGGCTCGAAGGAACAGGGCTAGAGAAGAAATGGGTTCTAGGATGAAGGAGAATCAGGAGCCAGACAAACTCACGTGGAATTCTGAGAGTGAACTAGGGGTTCTTGAAGAGAAAAGACGACTAATGAAGTTTGTTGGTGTTGGTGGGGGGCAACAGCAGGAGCACAGGCCAGCAGGAAGGAGCCCTGAGCTGGCGAGGGCAATGCAGACGGGTGAAGGAGAGCAGATGATAGCAGTGAAGCCCAGCCCGTCCTCCCTGGACCACCGGGAGGCAGATGGGAAACCAGAAGTAATCACGAGAAGGGAAAATGCAGGTTCTGAGAGTCTTGGGGAGTTCCCAGGCCCCATCCCTCCACCAAGTTCCCTCCAAACCAGCAGCATCCCTAGGCCCTGTCGAGCTGGAGCCCCATGGTGGGGGGAGGGCCAGCCTGCCCTGTGGAGCATCCTGCTGTTGCCACCCAGATGTGGCAATCCCTTCTCCCATAGCACCCCCATCACTGGAGCCTGGCAGGTCTGGCCTTGGGACCAGAGGTGAGTGAAGACTTTCCTGGTTGGGAAGGAGAggcagtggtgatgggggtggCAGGGCACCCCATTTCTTATCCCAAATGCGTTTTCTGAGCTGGGCATGGATCAAGTTAGAACACGCCACAGGGCAAGCCCAGCTTCTGGGGAGGACTTAGGGAAGGGGTTGATCAGGCTCCCTCAGGTATTGCAAGGTTGTGACTCTTCCTCCACTCCACTTTCAGGATCTTACCACCCCTGTATCCCCACAAAGGGTTCTGGAGCCAGAACCAGTTGGCCTTCTCCAGCCCTACCCCAGGTAAAGCCCTCGCTGCTCTTGGGCAAACCTATAATATGGTAGTGCTTCTGCTCAGCCTGAGTAAAGCACCCTGTTCCTGCTTCCTCCAGGTTCCCTCCCCCAGGGCTCCACCCAGTTCAGCCCTGGGGAGATGGACAAGTGTGACCGGAGGCCCAGCGGTGAGCAGGGACAGGGCATTTTGGTTTCCATCTTTCAGTAGCTCTCTGTCCCCTGAGGTCTTGTCTGGGTACCCATGTCCTGGTTCTGGGAGTCCCAGCCCTACCCTCTGCCTTCTCTGCGCCCTCCCAGATGCTTTTGCAGCCTGTGTGGGTCAAGTGGGCACAGAAGGCCACCGGGCTCAGCTGCCCCCGCCTGCTCGGTCTCGGCCCTATTCTTGTTCCGTCTGTGGCAAGCGATTTTCACTCAAACATCAGTTGGAGACACACTACCGGGTCCACACAGGTAGGGGAGCCCTGCCCGTTCGGAAGGGTCTGCCTGCTGTCAAAACCTGGTGGCTAGCGTGAGCCCCACTCTGTAGGTCTGGCTCCCTGCGGCTTCCTTACCCCTGGCACTACCAACCCTTAGGTCAAAATACACCACCTTTGCATttgcccttcttttcttccccggCTTTCCCCTCACCCCTGCTAGGAGAGAAGCCTTTTTCCTGTAGCCTCTGTCCCCAACGCTCCCGGGACTTCTCGGCCATGACCAAGCACCTGCGGACACACGGGGCCGCACCCTACCGCTGCCCTCTGTGCCGGGCTGGCTGCCCCAGCCTGGCCTCCATGCAGGCGCACATGCGCGGCCACTCGCCCAGCCAGCTCCCGCCCGGATGGACCATCCGCTCCACCTTCCTCTACTCCTCCTCGCGACCTGCCAGGGCCTGGGCCTCGCCCTCGCCCTCTCCCTCTAGCGCCCCTTCCTCCACCACCTGACGGGCGGTCGGGAGCTCCCGGGCCACAGCCAGGACAGAAGTGCAGAAGGAAGGACGCCCCGCGCGCGGGCTGACTGAAGCGGAGCCCTCTCCCTGCCGGCCGCGGCCGCCGACGCCTGTGCTAGGGGCAGGGGGCCCGAGGGTTGGGAGTGTGCGCGAGTGAGGGGTGACTCTGGAGGTGCGGCACCAAAATAAAGTTTCCTGTGCCTCCTTCCAGGAGGAGCAAGTCAAGTCCAGACTTTGGTCCGTCGGGAGGCGGATGCTCGGCCTCTCCGCTGTCCTGCAGCGGCCCCTGGCGGCCTGCCTCTGCGGCTCCGCGGGGCCGGCCCGGCTCCCGTTTTATTCCGGAGCCGAGTGAGGGCTGCGCCAGGCTCGGGGACCAGCAGTGTAGCAGCTGGGCCGCGCGGGGGTGGTGAGAACAGCCGCTCGCCCTCTCATGGCAGGCAAGGTGCGCCGAGTGTGCTGAGCCCGACGTGGGGTCGAGCGGAACGCCAGCTCCGCCCGCTTTCGGCCGCCCGCCTCCGCCCCGGAGCCCAAAGGCCCGTCCTGCAGCTCCCCTCAGCGGCGCGCGGGGCCGCCGGCCCTGCCCGGCCCACGCCTCCGGGAGTCGCCAACTTGGAGTCGGTCCCCAGCCTCGGGTTCCCAGGCCGAGCCCGCGGCAGCTGGGAGTGGTAGTTCGCGCGGGCCCCGCGTCGGCCCGGACGATGGGCGGCGCCGGGGGCGAGGACCACATCTCCCGGCGGCCCTGACG
This window of the Suncus etruscus isolate mSunEtr1 chromosome 14, mSunEtr1.pri.cur, whole genome shotgun sequence genome carries:
- the ZBTB32 gene encoding zinc finger and BTB domain-containing protein 32; the protein is MPQSPVILSSPYGSERLVRLAARLRPALCDTLITVESQEFPAHSLVLAGVSQQLGRKGHWTLVKGISPSTFAQVLHFVYGESVELQPGELEPLEAAAKVLEVQSLEEVCRRARRNRAREEMGSRMKENQEPDKLTWNSESELGVLEEKRRLMKFVGVGGGQQQEHRPAGRSPELARAMQTGEGEQMIAVKPSPSSLDHREADGKPEVITRRENAGSESLGEFPGPIPPPSSLQTSSIPRPCRAGAPWWGEGQPALWSILLLPPRCGNPFSHSTPITGAWQVWPWDQRILPPLYPHKGFWSQNQLAFSSPTPGSLPQGSTQFSPGEMDKCDRRPSDAFAACVGQVGTEGHRAQLPPPARSRPYSCSVCGKRFSLKHQLETHYRVHTGEKPFSCSLCPQRSRDFSAMTKHLRTHGAAPYRCPLCRAGCPSLASMQAHMRGHSPSQLPPGWTIRSTFLYSSSRPARAWASPSPSPSSAPSSTT